One Stigmatella aurantiaca genomic region harbors:
- a CDS encoding type I polyketide synthase: MVGASCRLPGGLDSAQALWRCLLEGRDVVQGGDPGTRWAPHPPPLPSDTEDAQLIRTGGYLRDIAGFDPAFFGIAPREAASIDPQHRLLLEVAWEALENAGIPPRQLEGSQTGVFTGLSQTSYRDLVDPQENEVYHATGMVLSGASGRISYVLGTHGPSVTVEAACASSLVSIHLACQSLLAGESVLALAGGVNINLDWRTTIGFTRARMLSPRGRCHAFDSRADGFVRSEGGGMVVLKRLSDAERDGDRILALVRGSAVNHVGHSQGLMMPSASAQKEVLSAALARAGVAPGQVGLVEAHGTGTPVGDPIEFEAVASVYGQGAGRCALGAVKTNVGHTESAAGVIGFIKAVMALQEGVVPPNLNFESWNPRIPAQGTRLFVPTRVEPWPVRGERRFASVSAFGVTGSNAHLVLEQAPRRAPSVPAFAPRRQEPERLFTLSAGSPAALRGAAERLGAWLPGDGGDVPLEDIAHTLAVRRSHALHRAVVVASSRDVLATGLHALAQGASSRSVLLGRAEAASRPVWVFSGYGSQWEGMGRTLLDQEPAFTQVIDALEPIAAREAGISLRQLITSALPLERMDVVQPLLYALQVGLAATWRSHGVHPAAVVGHSVGEVAAAAAAGMLTLEQGMGVACARSRLLQRMAGGSMAVVGLSEEQVSEELAREGHPGVSVAVVASPTSTVISGNASSVQALMERWSARGLFVSAVAVQVAAHSPQVEPVLGELALALAGIRPAPPQVPFYSTVLDTPRAKAVCDAAYWVANLRRPVRFAPAIEALLTDGHDLFVEISPHALLTASIEETATAMGRGAHVLPTLLRERPEHTTFLTHLAALHCSGGRVDWASVYPEGKRADLPTTVWERQAYWPAKPATSPLPHPSAHPLLGIRAQVPDADTDDGVRYVWNGDVGTAVHPWLGDHRVRELPVLPGAAYVEMALAAACEVFQGTPDRMRVTNVEFQQLLLLTEHVEVCSVATLHRGKMRFEVMTRGTAGAWVCHARAELAQDAPILLPVAEALAEGRDANGHDAGGLYRRLRKLGLHYGPAFSGLVRFFAGGAPSLGRLGEVSLPEAARLRQGRFWLHPALLDACLQALATSVLEEAGGTAEENTPWLPTSVARIQLAGDLSGIRWCRAWVDTAPEGGLTGRIHLLGQTGTLLGVLEGIQLIRMKPPQAIETLRERLFQTAWEEVPLTRPELLSLPGRWLLLAEDGARPFAQGLLDALEGQGARGDLLVGTGPGLAQRAAQHLSAVGASYQGLAFCTAPADTEPSPQPGTPEARERLCQVVELVRAHAEGTPLPRLWLVTQGARPVLPEDPVRPDHAALQGLARILNYEHPELGTTLVDADPSAPPSQLAGELLAGRGEDEVAWRGGVRRVARLVSSPLRPEERLKPRPVMARYGRDGFFLHADGSGTFEGLGFVARERRAPKRDEIEVQVRVASLNFRDVMIALGMLPSDDGLDLNLGADCAGIVTAVGSGVRHLRPGDRVMAMAGGTQGTFSSFYLVPAHCAVRLPDELTLEDAATLPATYATAWYGLRRLARLAPGESVLIHSAAGGVGLAALAIARARGAHIFATAGDETKRAYLRELGIPHVMDSRSLDFAAQVRELTDGRGVDVVLNSLAGDALRASLETLAPNGRFIEIGRRDLYGNSRIGLRVLRHGITFSSVDMKHLEPEAMREVLTDVLDEVSSGRLPPLPYRLFPFAQAAEAFRLMAGGKHIGRLMLTLPASGEQPVQPAPGTSQAVRPGDAYVITGGLRGLGLETARWLASHGAGRVVLNGRSAPSEDALAVIAQLRATGTEVDVVRGDIALPSTAHQLVAAATAGGKALRGVIHAAVVLDDAPVAHLTPERIGRVWQPKAAGAWNLHQATLGHDLDWWVAFSSQTSLVGNAGQANYAAANAWLDAFATWRRRQGLPALAINWGAWGEAGRAQDFKARGFTTIGTREGMAALEALLLHGRTSTGMFAFEPHLWFRTFPQAASSSFFARILDQAQQGSPAAQASETAPLETIRATPPGMRRQNLLQAHLVTQLGVVTGLQAAAISPDTAFTHQGLDSLMAVQLRNLVRASLGVELPVNAVWTYPTPAKLASYLDGVLGKDTSKAGGRS, from the coding sequence GTGGTGGGTGCGTCCTGCCGGTTACCGGGGGGACTGGACTCGGCCCAGGCCCTGTGGCGCTGCCTGCTGGAGGGGCGGGACGTGGTGCAAGGGGGAGACCCGGGCACCCGGTGGGCCCCTCACCCGCCCCCGCTGCCCAGCGACACCGAGGACGCCCAGTTGATCCGCACCGGGGGCTACCTCCGGGACATCGCCGGTTTTGATCCGGCGTTCTTTGGCATCGCGCCCCGGGAAGCGGCCTCCATTGATCCCCAGCACCGGCTGCTCCTGGAGGTGGCCTGGGAGGCGCTGGAGAACGCGGGCATTCCGCCCCGGCAACTCGAGGGCAGCCAGACGGGGGTCTTCACCGGCCTGTCGCAGACGAGCTACCGCGACCTGGTGGATCCCCAGGAGAACGAGGTCTACCACGCGACGGGCATGGTGCTCAGTGGCGCCTCGGGCCGCATCTCGTATGTGCTCGGGACCCACGGCCCCAGCGTGACGGTGGAGGCGGCGTGTGCCTCCTCGCTGGTCTCCATCCACCTGGCCTGCCAGAGCCTGCTGGCGGGCGAGTCGGTGCTGGCCCTGGCCGGTGGGGTCAACATCAACCTGGACTGGCGGACCACCATCGGCTTCACGCGCGCGCGGATGCTCTCGCCGCGCGGCCGGTGCCACGCCTTCGACAGCCGCGCCGATGGCTTCGTGCGCAGCGAGGGCGGCGGCATGGTGGTGCTCAAGCGGCTGTCCGATGCCGAGCGGGACGGGGACCGCATCCTCGCCTTGGTGCGCGGCAGCGCGGTGAACCATGTGGGCCACTCGCAGGGGCTGATGATGCCCTCGGCGAGCGCGCAGAAAGAGGTGCTGAGCGCGGCGCTGGCCCGGGCGGGGGTGGCCCCCGGACAGGTGGGGCTGGTGGAAGCCCATGGCACCGGCACGCCGGTGGGGGATCCGATCGAGTTCGAGGCCGTGGCCTCCGTCTACGGCCAGGGGGCGGGCCGCTGCGCGCTCGGCGCGGTGAAGACCAACGTGGGCCACACCGAGAGCGCCGCGGGCGTCATCGGCTTCATCAAGGCGGTGATGGCGCTCCAGGAAGGCGTCGTCCCGCCCAACCTGAACTTCGAGAGCTGGAACCCCCGGATCCCCGCGCAAGGCACCCGGCTGTTCGTCCCCACCCGGGTGGAGCCGTGGCCCGTCCGGGGGGAGCGCCGCTTCGCGTCGGTCTCCGCCTTCGGCGTCACCGGCAGCAATGCCCACCTGGTCCTGGAGCAGGCCCCCCGGAGGGCCCCTTCCGTCCCGGCTTTCGCCCCGCGGCGGCAGGAGCCGGAGCGGCTCTTCACGCTCTCCGCGGGCTCACCGGCGGCGCTGCGGGGGGCCGCGGAGCGGCTGGGCGCGTGGCTGCCGGGTGACGGCGGGGACGTCCCGCTGGAGGACATCGCCCATACCCTGGCCGTCCGCCGCTCCCATGCGCTGCACCGCGCGGTGGTGGTGGCCAGCTCCCGGGACGTGCTGGCCACCGGGCTGCACGCCCTGGCGCAGGGGGCCTCCAGCCGGAGTGTGCTCCTGGGCCGGGCCGAGGCGGCCTCCCGGCCGGTCTGGGTGTTCTCCGGCTACGGCTCGCAGTGGGAGGGCATGGGGCGCACGCTCCTGGATCAGGAGCCCGCCTTCACCCAGGTCATCGACGCGCTGGAGCCCATCGCGGCCCGGGAAGCGGGAATCTCGTTGCGGCAGCTCATCACCTCGGCCCTGCCCCTGGAGCGCATGGACGTGGTGCAGCCGCTGCTCTACGCGCTCCAGGTGGGCCTGGCCGCCACCTGGCGCAGCCATGGGGTCCACCCGGCCGCGGTGGTGGGCCACTCCGTGGGCGAGGTCGCCGCGGCGGCCGCCGCGGGCATGCTCACCCTGGAGCAGGGAATGGGGGTCGCCTGCGCCCGCTCGCGCCTGCTCCAGCGGATGGCGGGGGGCAGCATGGCCGTGGTGGGCCTGTCCGAGGAGCAGGTCTCCGAGGAGCTGGCCCGCGAGGGCCATCCGGGCGTGAGCGTGGCCGTGGTGGCGTCGCCCACCTCCACGGTGATTTCGGGCAATGCCTCCAGCGTGCAGGCGCTGATGGAGCGCTGGTCCGCCCGGGGGCTCTTCGTGAGCGCCGTGGCCGTCCAGGTGGCCGCGCACTCGCCCCAGGTGGAGCCCGTGCTGGGAGAGCTGGCGCTGGCGCTGGCGGGGATCCGTCCCGCCCCGCCGCAGGTGCCCTTCTACAGCACCGTCCTGGACACGCCCCGGGCGAAAGCCGTCTGCGATGCGGCCTACTGGGTGGCCAACCTGCGCCGTCCCGTGCGCTTCGCGCCCGCCATCGAGGCGCTGCTCACCGACGGGCATGATCTCTTCGTGGAGATCTCCCCCCATGCCCTGTTGACCGCGTCGATCGAAGAGACGGCGACGGCCATGGGCCGGGGGGCGCACGTGCTCCCCACGCTGCTCCGGGAACGGCCCGAGCACACCACCTTCCTCACCCACCTGGCGGCGCTGCACTGCTCGGGCGGCCGGGTGGACTGGGCCTCGGTGTATCCCGAGGGCAAGCGGGCCGACCTTCCCACCACCGTCTGGGAGCGCCAGGCGTACTGGCCAGCCAAGCCCGCCACCTCGCCCCTGCCCCATCCCTCCGCGCACCCGCTGCTAGGCATCCGCGCCCAGGTCCCGGATGCAGACACGGACGACGGCGTCCGTTACGTCTGGAATGGCGATGTGGGCACCGCGGTGCACCCCTGGCTCGGCGACCACCGGGTGCGGGAGCTGCCCGTGCTCCCTGGCGCGGCGTATGTCGAGATGGCCCTCGCCGCCGCGTGTGAGGTGTTCCAGGGCACGCCGGACCGGATGCGGGTGACGAACGTCGAGTTCCAGCAACTGCTGCTCCTGACGGAGCACGTCGAGGTCTGCTCGGTGGCGACGCTCCACCGGGGGAAGATGCGCTTCGAGGTGATGACCCGCGGAACGGCGGGGGCCTGGGTGTGCCATGCCCGCGCCGAGCTGGCGCAAGATGCCCCCATCCTCCTCCCGGTGGCCGAGGCGCTGGCGGAGGGGCGGGACGCCAACGGGCACGATGCGGGGGGGCTGTACCGCAGGCTGCGCAAGCTCGGCCTCCACTACGGGCCCGCCTTCAGCGGCCTCGTCCGCTTCTTCGCCGGGGGAGCGCCCTCCCTGGGCCGGTTGGGCGAGGTGTCCCTGCCCGAGGCGGCCCGGCTCCGGCAGGGCCGGTTCTGGCTGCATCCGGCCTTGCTGGATGCCTGCCTGCAGGCGCTGGCCACGTCCGTGCTGGAAGAGGCCGGTGGCACGGCGGAGGAGAACACCCCGTGGCTGCCCACCTCCGTGGCGCGGATCCAGCTCGCGGGGGACCTCTCGGGAATCCGCTGGTGCCGGGCCTGGGTGGACACCGCCCCGGAGGGCGGCCTGACCGGGCGGATTCATCTGCTCGGCCAGACGGGCACCCTGCTGGGCGTGCTGGAGGGAATCCAGCTCATCCGCATGAAGCCCCCGCAGGCCATCGAGACGCTGCGGGAGCGTCTGTTCCAGACCGCCTGGGAGGAGGTTCCCCTGACGCGGCCCGAACTCCTCTCGCTGCCGGGCCGCTGGCTCCTGCTCGCCGAGGACGGGGCACGCCCCTTCGCCCAGGGACTGCTCGACGCGCTGGAGGGCCAGGGCGCGCGAGGAGACCTCCTGGTGGGAACCGGCCCCGGGCTGGCCCAGCGCGCCGCCCAGCACCTCTCCGCAGTGGGCGCTTCCTACCAGGGCCTCGCCTTCTGCACCGCCCCTGCGGACACCGAGCCCTCGCCCCAGCCCGGCACCCCGGAGGCCCGGGAGCGGCTCTGCCAGGTGGTGGAGCTGGTGCGTGCACACGCCGAGGGGACGCCCCTGCCCCGCCTGTGGCTCGTCACCCAGGGCGCACGGCCTGTCCTCCCGGAGGATCCCGTGCGGCCGGATCACGCCGCCCTCCAGGGGCTGGCCCGGATCCTGAACTACGAGCACCCCGAGCTGGGCACCACGCTGGTGGATGCCGATCCCAGCGCCCCGCCTTCACAGCTCGCCGGGGAACTGCTGGCGGGCCGCGGCGAGGACGAGGTGGCGTGGCGCGGCGGGGTGCGCCGCGTGGCGCGGCTGGTGAGCAGCCCACTGCGGCCCGAGGAACGCCTGAAGCCCCGGCCCGTGATGGCGCGCTACGGCCGCGACGGCTTCTTCCTGCACGCCGACGGCTCGGGCACGTTCGAGGGGCTGGGCTTCGTGGCCCGGGAGCGGCGTGCGCCCAAGCGGGACGAAATCGAGGTGCAGGTCCGGGTAGCGTCGCTGAACTTCCGGGACGTCATGATCGCGCTGGGCATGTTGCCCTCCGATGATGGCCTGGACCTGAACCTGGGGGCGGACTGCGCGGGGATAGTCACCGCGGTGGGCAGCGGCGTGCGGCACCTGCGCCCTGGCGACCGGGTGATGGCCATGGCGGGCGGAACGCAGGGCACCTTCTCCTCGTTCTACCTCGTGCCCGCCCACTGCGCGGTCCGGCTTCCCGACGAGCTGACGCTGGAGGACGCGGCCACGCTTCCGGCCACCTATGCGACCGCCTGGTACGGCCTGCGCCGGCTCGCCCGGCTGGCGCCCGGCGAGAGCGTGCTGATCCACTCCGCGGCCGGCGGGGTGGGGCTCGCGGCGCTCGCCATCGCCCGGGCCCGAGGAGCGCACATTTTCGCGACCGCAGGGGACGAGACCAAGCGCGCCTACCTGCGGGAGCTGGGAATCCCTCACGTGATGGACTCCCGGAGCCTGGACTTCGCCGCGCAGGTGCGCGAGCTCACGGACGGCCGGGGCGTGGACGTCGTCCTCAACTCACTCGCGGGTGATGCCCTGCGGGCGAGCCTCGAGACACTCGCCCCCAACGGGCGCTTCATCGAGATTGGCAGGAGGGACCTCTACGGCAACAGCAGGATCGGGCTGCGCGTCCTGCGGCACGGCATCACCTTCAGCAGCGTCGACATGAAGCACCTGGAGCCGGAGGCCATGCGGGAGGTCCTCACGGACGTGCTGGACGAGGTCTCCTCGGGCCGGCTCCCGCCCCTGCCCTACCGGCTGTTTCCCTTCGCCCAGGCCGCGGAAGCCTTCCGGCTCATGGCGGGCGGCAAGCACATCGGCCGGCTGATGCTCACCCTGCCCGCGAGTGGGGAGCAGCCCGTGCAGCCGGCTCCCGGCACCTCCCAGGCGGTCCGGCCCGGGGATGCGTACGTGATTACGGGAGGGCTGCGAGGCCTGGGCCTGGAAACGGCCCGGTGGCTCGCCTCGCACGGGGCGGGGCGCGTGGTGCTCAACGGCCGGTCGGCGCCGTCCGAGGACGCGCTCGCCGTCATCGCGCAGCTGCGCGCCACGGGCACGGAGGTCGACGTGGTGCGGGGAGACATCGCCCTGCCCAGCACCGCCCACCAGCTCGTGGCCGCGGCCACCGCCGGCGGCAAGGCCCTGCGGGGGGTGATTCACGCGGCCGTCGTCCTGGATGACGCGCCCGTGGCCCACCTCACGCCGGAGCGGATCGGCCGGGTCTGGCAGCCCAAGGCCGCCGGCGCCTGGAACCTGCATCAGGCCACGCTCGGCCATGACCTGGACTGGTGGGTGGCCTTCTCCTCCCAGACGTCGCTGGTGGGCAACGCCGGGCAGGCCAACTACGCGGCCGCCAACGCCTGGCTGGATGCGTTCGCCACCTGGCGCCGCCGGCAGGGGCTCCCGGCCTTGGCCATCAACTGGGGCGCCTGGGGAGAAGCCGGGCGCGCCCAGGACTTCAAGGCCCGCGGCTTCACCACGATTGGCACCCGGGAAGGCATGGCCGCCCTGGAGGCCCTGCTGCTGCACGGCCGGACCTCCACGGGCATGTTCGCCTTCGAGCCCCACCTGTGGTTCCGGACCTTCCCGCAGGCGGCCTCCTCCTCCTTCTTCGCCCGGATTCTCGACCAGGCGCAGCAGGGCTCCCCCGCGGCGCAGGCATCCGAGACGGCCCCCCTGGAGACCATCCGGGCCACGCCCCCCGGCATGCGGCGCCAGAACCTCCTCCAGGCCCACCTGGTGACCCAGCTGGGCGTCGTCACGGGCCTGCAAGCCGCGGCGATTTCTCCCGATACGGCCTTCACCCATCAGGGCCTGGATTCGCTCATGGCCGTGCAGCTGCGCAACCTCGTCCGCGCATCGCTGGGCGTGGAGCTGCCCGTCAACGCCGTCTGGACCTACCCGACGCCGGCGAAGCTCGCCTCGTACCTCGACGGGGTGCTCGGCAAGGACACCTCGAAGGCGGGAGGCCGCTCATGA
- a CDS encoding thioesterase II family protein, which produces MSAPSLPQGGAGAWLVNLHPRPYAGMRLYCFPYSGAGASAYMGWARRMASFVDLHAINLPGREHRASEPPLIDQALLVDQLAEAIIAQNDARPFAFFGHSMGALLAFETARRLRKLQRPGPCLLAVSSVAAPQLEFMAQQTSQLLAKDPARLLRNFCAVQPEVLADPDVASAALPPLLADILLLLRHRYVPEAPLDVALSICGSDRDPLVPLDRLSAWSAQTTREPTLHLYPGGHFYWNECLPELIAELNADLAEAYQAFPASAVGT; this is translated from the coding sequence ATGAGCGCGCCTTCCCTGCCGCAGGGCGGCGCGGGCGCCTGGCTCGTCAACCTCCACCCCCGCCCGTACGCCGGCATGCGGCTGTATTGCTTCCCCTACTCCGGCGCGGGTGCCTCGGCCTACATGGGGTGGGCCCGGCGGATGGCCTCCTTCGTGGACCTGCACGCCATCAACCTGCCCGGACGGGAACACCGCGCCAGCGAGCCGCCCCTCATTGACCAGGCGCTCCTGGTGGATCAGCTCGCCGAGGCCATCATCGCCCAGAACGATGCCCGTCCCTTTGCCTTCTTCGGGCACAGCATGGGCGCGCTGCTCGCGTTCGAAACGGCGCGGCGGTTGCGCAAGCTCCAGCGGCCCGGCCCCTGCTTGCTGGCCGTCTCGTCGGTGGCGGCGCCGCAACTGGAGTTCATGGCCCAGCAGACCTCGCAACTGCTGGCCAAGGATCCCGCGCGCCTGCTGCGCAACTTCTGCGCGGTTCAGCCCGAGGTGCTCGCGGATCCCGACGTGGCGTCCGCCGCCCTCCCGCCCCTGCTCGCCGACATCCTGCTGCTGCTCCGGCACCGGTACGTGCCGGAGGCGCCGCTGGACGTGGCCCTGTCGATCTGCGGCTCCGACCGCGACCCGCTGGTGCCCCTGGATCGCCTGTCCGCCTGGAGCGCGCAGACGACGCGCGAGCCCACCCTGCACCTCTACCCCGGCGGGCACTTCTACTGGAACGAGTGCCTGCCGGAGCTCATCGCGGAGCTGAACGCGGACCTGGCGGAGGCGTACCAGGCCTTCCCCGCCTCCGCCGTGGGCACGTGA